One genomic window of Chanos chanos chromosome 13, fChaCha1.1, whole genome shotgun sequence includes the following:
- the pnpla2 gene encoding patatin-like phospholipase domain-containing protein 2: MFPLDSPWNISFAGCGFLGIYHIGVASCLREQAPFLVENARHIYGASAGALTASALVSGACLGEAGANIIDVAKEARKRFLGPMHPSFNLVKIMRSSLHRVFPPDAHIRATGRLGISLTRVTDGENVLVSHFNSNEELVQACVCSAYIPVYAGLIPPTLQGVRYVDGGISDNLPHYELKNTITVSPFSGESDICPRDISSTNLHEFRFTNTSIQFTLSNLYRVSRALFPPDPQVMKTMCKQGYKDALHFLKKNGLLQFRGPSRPLGAAGAVGEEDLEDEEDDEGEREEEEEEHKGTEKQAVLQSQSSLEEHVFEHLPPRLHRALVEACKERRSLLQSLGNWLPVRMASAILLPYTLPLESALSMTIRLLEWLPDVQEDVGWMKEQMVRLLQSALHHAGKSVSQQVSARFSYQLELTHSQSLPTYLGASSLLPSQLNPASLVPGWLSGGSSSVLDAIGKLDQYQRQLLPGVFCVNLNFRGSFSASSSCPDALSHQDMDLDEGLTMRPVGPQ; this comes from the exons ATGTTTCCCTTAGATTCGCCCTGGAATATATCTTTCGCTGGCTGCGGTTTTCTCGGTATCTATCACATAGGAGTTGCAAGTTGTCTCCGAGAGCAAGCTCCGTTTCTGGTGGAAAATGCCCGGCACATTTACGGAGCTTCAGCCGGCGCTCTCACCGCCTCTGCACTGGTCAGCGGGGCTTGTCTTG gAGAGGCAGGCGCCAACATTATTGATGTAGCGAAAGAGGCACGCAAGCGCTTTTTGGGGCCCATGCACCCCTCCTTTAACCTGGTGAAGATCATGAGGAGCAGCCTCCACCGCGTGTTCCCACCCGACGCCCACATCCGCGCCACAGGCAGACTGGGCATCTCCCTGACCCGCGTGACTGACGGGGAGAATGTGCTCGTGTCACATTTTAACAGCAACGAGGAGCTGGTGCAG gcctgtgtgtgcagtgcctACATTCCTGTGTATGCTGGTCTTATTCCTCCAACGTTACAGGGAGTG cggTACGTGGATGGGGGGATCAGTGATAACTTGCCTCACTATGAGCTGAAGAACACCATCACGGTCTCTCCGTTCTCTGGAGAGAGCGATATCTGCCCGCGAGACATCAGCTCCACCAACCTGCACGAGTTTCGCTTCACCAACACCAGCATTCAGTTCACACTTTCCAACCTTTACAGGGTCTCTAGAGCCCTGTTTCCCCCAGAcccacag gTGATGAAGACCATGTGCAAACAGGGATACAAAGATGCTCTCCACTTCCTCAAAAAGAATG gccTGCTGCAGTTCCGAGGGCCCAGCCGACCACTTGGTGCTGCAGGAGCAGTAGGTGAGGAGGATTTagaggatgaagaagatgatgaaggggagagagaggaggaggaggaggagcacaAAGGCACAGAGAAACAAGCCGTCCTGCAGAGCCAGTCCTCATTGGAGGAGCATGTCTTTGAACACCTCCCACCGCGACTCCACCGAG CCCTTGTGGAAGCCTGTAAGGAGAGGCGGAGCCTCCTTCAGTCGCTAGGCAACTGGCTGCCCGTTAGGATGGCATCGGCCATTTTGTTGCCCTATACGCTTCCCCTGGAATCAGCACTGTCTATGACCATCAG gttgcTGGAGTGGCTGCCTGATGTCCAGGAGGATGTGGGTTGGATGAAGGAGCAGATGGTGAGGTTACTGCAGAGTGCTCTGCACCATGCTGGGAAAAGTGTGTCCCAGCAGGTTTCTGCACG gttTTCGTACCAACTGGAACTGACACATTCCCAGTCTCTGCCCACTTATCTCGGTGCCTCCAGCCTGCTGCCCTCCCAGCTGAATCCAGCCAGTCTGGTGCCCGGTTGGCTGAGTGGGGGCAGCTCTTCAGTTCTGGATGCCATCGGCAAACTGGACCAGTACCAGCGCCAGCTGCTGCCGGGCGTCTTCTGTGTTAATCTGAACTTTCGCGGTTCCTTCAGTGCCAGCTCGTCATGCCCAGATGCCCTCTCTCATCAGGACATGGACCTGGACGAGGGCTTGACCATGCGCCCGGTTGGACCCCAGTAA